AGCGATACGGCGCTCTTCCTGGGCATCACGAAGTGGCTCATCGACAACAAGCGCTATGACGCCGACTTCGTGAAGCAGTTCACCGACTTCCCGCTGCTCGTCCGCACGGACAACCTGAAGCGCCTCAAGCCGCAGGACATTGTCGCCGGGTACAAGAACCAGAACATCTCGTCGGGACCCAGTTACAAACACCACGGTCTGAAGGACGAGCTCCGCGATAAGATCGGCGACTTCGTCGTTTGGGACGGCAAGACGAACAAACCGGTGGCGATCACGCGGGACGATGTCGGCAAGACCCTGGTGTCGAAGGGCGTCGATCCCGTCCTCGAAGGGAAGTTCACGGTCAAGACCGTGGACGGCAAGTCCGTCGAGGTGATGACGCTGTTCGAGATGTACAAGACCCACCTGCGGGACTACGACCTCGACGCCGTCGAAGAGATCACGCGTGCGCCCAAGGACCTTGTCCTGCGGCTCTGCGAAGACATCGCGACGACGAAGCCGTTCGCGATTCACCAGGGAGAGGGGATCAACCACTGGTTCCACGCGACGCTGGCGAACCGAGCTGCCTATCTGCCGGCGATGCTGACCGGCAATGTCGGGCGCAAGGGCGCGGGCGTCCACACGTGGGCTGGGAACTACAAGGCGGCGTTGTTCCAGGGTTCCGCTTGGTCTGGACCCGGGTTCAAGGGATGGGTCGCGGAGGACCCGTTCCATTTGACGCTTGACGGCACGGTGCATGGCAAGGAGATCAAGGCGCACGGCTTCACCAAGGACGAGGAGCCGGCGTACTGGAACCACGGCGACCGTCCGCTGATCGTCAAGACGCCCAAGTACGGGCGCAAGGTCTTCACCGGCAAGAGCCACATGCCGACGCCGACGAAGGCGATGGTGTTCAGCAACGTGAACCTCATCAACAACGCCAAGCATGCCTACGACATGCTCAAGAACGTGAACCCGAAGGTCGAGATGATCGTGTCGGTCGATATCCAGATGACCGCCTCGGTCGAATACGCCGACTTCGGGCTTCCCGCCAACTCGTGGGTCGAGTTCGAGGGGAAGGAGATCACGGCGGCGTGTCAGAACCCCTTCCTCCAGATTTGGGGCGGCAAGGACAACGCGATTCCGCCGCTGTTCGACAGCAAGGACGACGTGGAGGTTCTCGCCGGAATCGGACGCGCCCTCGCCAAGGTCAACGGCGATCAACGTCTGGCGGACATGTGGAAGTTCGTCAACGACGGGAACCGCGACGTCTATATCCAGCGCTTGCTGGACACCTGCACGACGACGGCGGGCTACCAGCTCGCGGACGTCATGTCGGGCAAGTACGGCGAGCCGGGCGCGGCGCTGATGCTCTTCCGCACCTACCCGCGCATCCCGTTCTGGGAGCAGGTCGAGGACAATCTGCCCTTCTACACGGATCACGGGCGGCTCGCGGCGTACAGCGACCTCGACGAAGCCATCGAGTATGGCGAGAACTTCATCGTCCATCGGGAGGGTCCCGAAGGCACGCCGTACCTGCCCAACGTCATCGTCAGCTCGAGCCCCTACATCCGTCCTGACGACTACGGAATCCCGGCGAGCGCGATGCACTGGGACGAGCGCACCGTCCGCAACCTCAAGATGCCGTGGAGCCGAGTCAAGACGAGCAAGAACCCGCTGTGGGATCGGGGATACCAGTTCTTCTGCCTCACGCCCAAGACGCGCCACCGCGTCCACTCGTCGTGGAGCGACACGGACTGGCATCTGATCTGGGACTCCAACTTCGGCGACCCGTACCGCATGGACAAGCGCATGCCGGGCGTCGGGGAACACCAGCTCCATATGAACCCCCAGGCGGCGAAGGACCTGGGCATCGAGGACGGAGACTACGTCTACGTCGACTCGAACGCGGCGGACCGTCCCTACAGGAACTGGGACCCGTCAGACCCGTTCTACAAGGTCGCGCGGTTGATGCTCCGCGCGCGGTACAACCACGCCTATCCGTACAACGTCGTCATGATGAAGCACGCGCCGTACATCGCCACGGAGCGGAGCGTCAAGGCGCACGAGACGCGGAAGGACGGCAGGGCGCTGTCCGAAGACACCGGCTATCAGTCGAACCTGCGGTACGGCTCGCAGCAGAGCGTGACCCGCAACTGGCACATGCCGATGCACCAGACGGACACGCTCTTCCACAAGTCGAAGGCGTTCATGGGATTCATGCTGGGTGGTGAGGCGGACAACCACGCGATCAACACGGTGCCCAAGGAGACGCTCGTCAAGGTCGTCAAAGCCGAGGACGGCGGGCTGGGCGGCAAGGGCATCTGGAACCCCAAGAAGACGGGATTCGCACCGGAGACCGAGGATGAGCACATGCTGAAGTACCTCGCCGGCACGCTGGTCGACGTGAGGAAATCGTAGCTCGCGGGCGGGCCCGCACGGGCCCGCCGGCACTCAGGGAGTCGCATCGATGCCCAAAGATGAAGTCGCCCTCACCGATCCGATGGAGCTCTCCGGGATGCTCGGGCCCGCGATGACGCCCGAGGACATCGCGGAGATGACCCGCTGCATCGTGGACGAGTACGTCCGCATGGGGCTCGACGATGCGGAGGTCTACGAGCTCTTCAGCGATCCGAACTATCCGGTCACGCACGCCATCCTGCGGAGCCACGGCGAAGGCTACGTGCGAGAGGCGATCGCGGAGATACGGGCGCGTTGGGGAGGCGTCTGGCGGTTCCGCACCGAGATGGAGCCCGGCGCCGACGAGATCGAGGATGACATCGACGCGCTGCTCGAAGACGAGTACATCCCCGCCAGCACGATCAGCAAGTTCGACTGGGCGTAGAGGAGAACCACATGCCACAGGTCTACAACTGGCAGCTCGGCAGGGAGATGAGCTATCCCTACGAAGCTCGCCATCCGCAATGGCAGTTCGCGTTCGTCTTCAACATCAACCGGTGTCTCGGCTGCCAGACGTGCACCGTCGCGTGCAAGTCCACATGGACCTTCTCCAAGGGGCAGGAATACATGTGGTGGAACAACGTTGAGACGAAGCCCTACGGCGGCTATCCGCAGTTCTGGGATGTCAAGGCGCTCCGACTGCTCGAAGACGCCAACCCCGGCGGGCAGACGTGGACGGAGAAGGCGGGCGACGCGAAGGCTCCCTACGGAACGTACGACGGCATCACGCTCTTCGAGGGAGCCGAACGGCGCTTCGGGGACGACGGTTCCCGCCGCGTGCTGGGATACATGCCCGCCGACGATGAATGGACCGCTCCGAACATCTACGAGGACACGCCCAAGGGCGAGAAGGGCGTGCGGAACCAATTCCGCCACGGCTCGGCGATGCTGCCGTCGCACGATACGTGGTTCTTCTACCTGCAGCGGCTGTGCAACCACTGCTCCTATCCGGCGTGTCTCGCCGCCTGCCCGCGCAAGGCGATCTACAAGCGGCAGGAGGACGGGATCGTCCTCATCGACCAGAATCGCTGCCGTGGCTACAAGAAGTGCGTCGAAGCCTGCCCATACAAGAAGTCGCTCTACCGAGGCACGACGCGCGTGTCGGAGAAGTGCGTCGGCTGCTACCCGCGCGTCGAGGGGAAGGACCCGATGTCCGAAGGTGCGCCGATGGAGACGCGCTGCATGGCGGCGTGCATCGGCAAGATCCGGATGCAGGGCTTGGTCGCGGTGAACGAGGACGGGAGTTGGACCGAGGACAAGTCGAACCCGCTCTACTACATGGTGAAGGTCGCCAAGGTCGCCCTCCCGCTCTATCCGCAGTTCGGGACGGAGCCGAACGGCTACTACATCCCGCCGCGCTGGGTTCCTCGTCCCTACCTGCGGCAGATGTTCGGGCCCGGCGTCGATCAGGCGATCGAGCAGTACACGGCTCCATCGCGCGAACTGCTCGCCATCATGCAGTTGTTCCGCGTCTCGCGCCGGATCATCTTCAAGTACGAGATCGAAGAGGGCGAGAAGGTCTACGAGACGACGATCAACGGCAAGCCGTGGGCGATGTACAACGACACGGTCATCGGATTCGGCAAGGACGGCAAGGAGATCGTCCGCACGACGGTCGAGGAACCGCTCCACGTCCGTCCCGACAAGCACGCGAACGCGATCTAGGAGCGCCAGAGCGCACGGAGGCGGGTCGATGACAGTTGCCGACCGGATCGCGACAAACATGGCGCGAAGCCAGATCCATCGCTACCTTGCGGACGCGTTCGACTACCCGGATGCCGAGCTCGCCGAATCGGTCCGCTCCGGTCGGCTGCAGCAAGGGATCGCCGGCGCTGCGGCGCAGTTGCCGGAGATCAAAGGCGAGGACCCCGCCGCCGAAGCGGCGTGTCTCGAGGCGGTCGCGTGGCTCACGTCCCACGCGGGCGAGATCACGCTAGATCGCCTCGACACGGAGTACGGCGCGGTGTTCGGGCACGCGCTCTCGCGGGACTGCCCGCAGTATGAGACGGAGTATGTCGGTGAGCACATCTTCTACCAGTCGCAGGAGCTGGCGGACATCTCCGGGTTCTACCGGGCGTATGAGCTGGACGTGTCGGAGACGGCTCACGAACGTCTCGACCATGTGAGCGTCGAGCTGGAGTGGATGCACGTGGTCGCAGCGCGCGAGGCGTACGCGCTCCAGGAGGGGAAGTCGGAACAGGCGGAAGTGTGCCGCGACTCACAGCGACAGTTTGTCGAGGCGCACATCGGTCGATGGGGTTCCTACTTCGCGCGGCTGGTCGCCTCCGCTGCGCCGGACACCGTGTATCGTCGGTTCGCGGATGTTCTGCAGTGGTTTTTGGAATATGAGACTCGATCTCTAAACGCGTCACCGGAGCAGGTCGTTGCCATTCGCCCCGTCGAGACCTTCGACGAGGAGGCAGAGGCGGCGCGCGCGCCGGGTTCTGACGTCCAGTGGGTAGGAGACATGACACGATGAAGCGCGGAGTATGGATGTACGTCATCCCGGCGGTGTTGTTCGTCGCCGTTGCCGCCGGCGCGGTGTGGCTCCTGCGCAATCGACCGCAGGGGGACCAAGGGGCGAAGGGTCCGCTGACGGCGGCGCAGAAGCTCTACAACCGGGAGTGCCTGGTCTGCCACGGACCGACGGGCGAGGGGAACGGGCAGGCAGCCTACCTGCTCTATCCCAAGCCGCGAGACTTCACCAAGGGGTGGTTCAAGGTCCGGTCGACGCCTTCGGGTCAGTTGCCGACCGACGCAGACCTGCTCGCCGTGCTGAAGCGCGGCATGCCGGGATCGGCGATGCCCAGCTTCGCGCACCTGTCCGACGAAGAGCTGAACCTGCTCGTCAGCGTCGTGAAGGGGTTCGCGCCGGCGTTCGCGGAGCGTCAGCCGACGGAGGGCATCGCGCCCCCGGCTCCGCTGCCTCAGACGCCTGAGAACATCGCGCGCGGCAAAGAGGTCTACGCCCAGATGCAGTGCGCCGCCTGCCACGGCGAGATGGGCAGAGCCGACGGCTTGTCGTCCGCGATGCTCACGGACGACTGGGGTCTGCAGATCAAGGCGAACGACTTCACGCGCGGCATCTACAAGGGCGGCGGGCGCGACGAGGACATCTATCTCCGGTTCCGCACCGGTATGACCGGAACGCCCATGCCGTCCTATGAGGGACTGCTGCCGGACAACGACATCTACGCGGTCGTGCAGTACGTGAAGTCGCTCGCGGGGGATGTGCCGGAGGCTGTGCAGCCCCAGCAGGCGTCGTTGACGGCGGCGAAGGTCGCCGGAGCGGTTCCCGAAGATCCGCTGAGCCCGGCGTGGGGTTCCGCGCCATCGACGTCGTTGCCGCTGATGCTGCTTTATCAGCGTCGCGAATCGTCGGCGCACGTTGACGTCAAGGCGGTTCACAACGGCAAGGAAGTCGCCATCCTGATGGAGTGGAGTGACGCTGCCGTGAACGCCGAAACGATCCGGCCGCAGGACTTCAGCGACGGCGGCGGCGTGCAGTTCGCGTTGAGATCCGACGTGTCGCTGGAATCCCTGACGATGGGAGCCGCGACCACGCCGGTCAACATCTGGTACTGGCGCGCGAGCCGACAGATGGACCTGGTGGCGTACGCCGACGTCGAGGCGGTCTACCCGAACGTAGCCCCGGATGGGTACCTTCAGGCGAAGCCGTTCGACCCGAAGGAAGACGAGAGCAAGCGGCATGACATTCCTGCTGCCGCGAGCTACGACAAGACCTATCTGACGGCGCTGGCGGCAGGGAACCCCGTGTCGAACCCGACGCGGACGGTTCCGATGGAAGACCTCAACGCAGAGGGATTCGGTTCGCTCACGACGCAGCCCGACGCGAGCCAAAACGTCCGTGGCGCGGGCGTCTGGGACAACGGCAAGTGGAAGGTTGTGTTCGTTCGCCCGTTGGCTTCGCCGGATCAGACCGATGCCAAGCTGACGGCTGGCAAACAGGTTCCGGTCGCCTTCGCTGTGTGGGACGGCGGACAAGGCGACCGTAACGGTCAGAAGTCCGTGACCAACTGGAATCTTCTGACACTCGCCCCTTAGGGCGTGTAAGCACGAGGACGTCCCGCCGAGTTTTGCAGGCTCGGCGGGACTTTTCGCTTCAGACAGCGAACCATCGCTACCGGAGTTCGAGCCAAGCGAGCTCTTCCGGCGTGAGCTCGACCTTCTCGGCTTCGAGGCACGACGACAGCTCGTCGCGGTTCGCGGGACCAATGAGCGCAATCGCCGGGAAGTCCTGATCCAGAACCCACGCGAGGGCGATCTGGATCGCCGACACCCCCTTCCTCCGACCGAGTTCCTCGGCGCGTCGCAGCTTCTCGAAGTTCTCGTCCGAGTAGTAGACGCGCACCATGTTCGCGTCGGACGGGTCGTCGGGGCGGAACCGACCGCTGAAGAACCCCCTCGCCTGCGACGACCAGGAGAAGAGCGGCATCTGCGAGCGGCGGTACCAATCGCGGTCCTCCTCGGTGACCCAGATGCAGCCGCGCCACATCGCGTCCTTCGCCGTCGCCAGGCTCAGATGGGGGCTGGAACCTGCCATGCCCATCAACCCGTGGCTCTTGGCGTAGTCGTTCGCCGCTTGGAGCCGGTCGGTTCCCCAGTTGGAGCCGCCGAACGCGCGGATCCGACCCGCGCGCACCTCGGCGTTGAGGACGTCGACGATCTCGCCGGCGGGAACCTGGGGATTGTCGCGGTGGAGCATCCACAGGTCGATGTAGTCGGAACCGAGCCGTTCCAGGTTGCCCGCGATGGCTTTGGGAATGGCTTCGGGCGTCACCTTCTCCGTCGCGTCGAGCGCTTTATCGAGCACGACGATATCGACTCGGTTCCCACGGCTGCGAATCCACTCGCCGACGGGACGCTCGGAGCCATAGACCTCCGCCGTGTCGAGCAGGTTCCCTCCCGCCGCGACGAAGGCGTCCAGCATGTCGTCCGTGAAGGACTGCTCCGCGCGGGAGAAGACCATGGTGCCCATGCACAGCCGCGACACGTGCCGGTTCAGTTCCGGGATGGGGATCGTCTTCACGCAGACTCCATCTTCTCACCCATGCCTGTCCGACTCACGTCGCCTTCAGTCGCGGACGCGCCAGAGACTTGAGGCGCGCCAGCGCGGCGGCTTCTTCGTCGATCCACGGGCGATGGGCAGGCTGGCTCCGCTTCTGCGGAGGGGCGTTGAACACGTTGATATAGGCGCGTCGGGCATGGTCGGTCGCGTTCGGGGCGGCGTAGTGGAGCGTCCGGCAGTGGTGGAACGTCGCGCCGCCGGGGTCGAGTGGGCATGCGACCGCCTCCGACGGATCGACATCGTCCGTGACGAGCCCGTGGACGGTCGGGTCATTGTCGATGTGCCGATGGACGCGCACCTCCCTTGCCAGATGTGACCGTGGGATGAACTGCAGGCATCCGCTATCGACCGTCGCCGGGTCGAGGGACATCCAGACGCTGAGCCCGTGATGGAGAACCTGGGGTCCCCAATAGGCTTCGTCTTGGTGCCAGGGCGTCGCGCTCCCGTACCGAGCGGGCTTGAGGATCATGTGTCCACCGCCGTTCACTTGATCGAGCGGCATGCCCAGCAGCTTCGCGGCGATGGTTCGTCCGTTGCGGAAGTAAGCCGTCTCGCGGAGCTCCGGGAACGTGCGCTCGGGTCCGAGCACTTGCGGAAGCGTCTCGCGTCCGTCGTGGGCGCGGGGCCCTGCGAGGTCAAAGTAGGCTCCCTGCTCCTCGCCCGTGCGATTCCCGAAGAGCTCGTCGTAGATGCCCTTGAGCCAGCCCACTTCCTCGTCGGACGTGATGCGCTCGATGCGCAGGTATCCCTCTTCGCGGAAGAACGCTATCTGATGGTCCGTGACGTCCGCGACGAAATCGGGCGTCGGTCGCACGTCGCTCCTCCTCCGTTGTCACCCGTGCTGTTCGCGCCGGTTAGGCGAGCCTGCCAGCCCACTTGAGGCATCCGACGATGTGTTCGCGGAACCAGGGCTTGTACCAGAGCTCGTCGGGATGACCCAGCCCCGTGTAGATGACACGCCCCTTGCCGTAGTCATGGCACCAGCCGAGGGCGTAGTCGTGGTCGGGGCGGTTGCCCTTGGACAGATCGACTGACGCGTTGTCGAGCCGCATCAGGACGTGCGTCTTCTTCCGATCCCAGTTCTTGAACGTGTAGATCTCGTCGACGACCTTGAAGGACGATCCGAGGGGCTTCGTCGCCGGATGGTTCGGGTCCTCGACGATGACGTTCACTTCCTGGTGCCACGGATGCCCGGCGAAGTATCCGCCGACCATCTCGCCGTACTCAGCCCATTCGTAGAATGTGTCCGTGGCGTTGTGGATGCCGACGAACCCCTTGCCGCCGCGCACGAAGTCGAGAAGCGCGCGCTTCTGCACGTCCGTGATCGGGAGCGTTCCCGTCGTGGCAAACGCGAGGACGTCGACGTTCGCCAGGTTGTCCGCCGTGATTCCGTCGCAGCGGTGCGTCGTGCGGACGCGCCATCCGTTCGTCTTGCCGATCTCCTTGAACGTGACTTCCGCGTCGGGCAGGTAGGTGTGCTCGAATCCGCCGGAGTAGCGCACCATCAGGATATTCATGCAGGGACTCCCTTCGGGTACGGTACAGTATGGCGAGTCTCCGTCATCCGTCAAGAGAGCCGTCGAGAGGCGTTGGTCGTTCGCTTGTGCTGCAGAGGCGCATGGCAAGATGAGTTCATGCAGTAGTCCTGCCACCTTGCGCCCAGAGAGGGATTTCTGTATTCACGTGCCCCGCGACGACCACACGATGAGGAGACAACATGCTGCGCCGGGGAGCTTGGGTGAGGACGGTTGGGGTGCTGGCCGGGATCGGTGTTGCCGCCTGGATCGGCGGCGAGTCGGTGGCGATGGGGGCTGCACTGGTCGGGTTCCTTCTGCTCGCGGCGACGCCGCGTGAAGCGCAGGCGGATGTCAAGCTGGCATCCGTGTTCAGCGACGGAATGGTGTTGCAGCGCGACCGGACGCTGGCGGTCTGGGGCACGGCGGACGCCGGGGAATCGGTCAGCGTCTCTTTGGCTGGAAATCAGGCGCAAACGGCAGCCGACGGCGACGGCGCGTGGTCGGTGCATCTGCCGGCGGCTGCAGCCGGCGGACCCCACGAGCTCGTCGCCAAGGGCAAGAACGCCATCACACTCAAGGACGTCCTGGTGGGCGAGGTGTGGGTCTGCTCGGGTCAGTCGAACATGCAGTGGCCCCTCTCGGAGTCTCTCAACGCCGCTGAGGAGATCGCTGCCGCCGACCATCCGACGATTCGGCTGCTCCAGGTTCCCGCGACCATCTCCGACGAACCGCTTGCGAACCTGTCGATGCGATGGCAGCCGTGCTCGCCCTCGACGATCCCCAACTTCTCGGCCGTCGGGTACTTCTTCGGCAGGAAGCTGAACGAGGACTTAGGCGTGCCGGTGGGGCTCATCAACTCGTCGTGGGGCGGGACGTGCTCCGAGGCATGGACGAGTCGGGAGTCCCTCGCACCCGAGTTCCCGGCGCTGTTGGCGCGGCAGCACGGGCTCGATGACCCCAACAAACCGACGGTTCTCTTCAACGGGATGGTCTCGCCGCTGCTGCCGCTCACCGTGCGCGGCGCGATCTGGTATCAGGGCGAGTCGAACGCGGATCGGGGCTACCAATACCGGTCGCTGTTCCGCACGCTCATCCGCGACTGGCGGCATGCCTGGGGCGACCCGGACTTCGCGTTCTTCTTCGTCCAACTGGCGAACTTCGGAGAACCCTTGGCGGAACCCGGTGATAACCACTGGGCGGAGCTCCGCGAGGCGCAACTCATGGCGTTGGCGGAACCGAGGACCGGCATGGCGGTCGCCATCGACATTGGCGAGGCGAACGACATCCACCCGCGCAACAAGCAGGACGTTGGCAAGCGTCTGGCGCTGTCTGCGCTCGCGGGCATCTACGGCAGGGATGTCGTCAGTTCGGGTCCCCTCTACGACGGCTGCATCGTCGAGCAGGGCAAGGCGCGGGTCCGGTTCCAGCATGTGGACGGCGGACTCAAGACGAGCGACGGCAAGGCTCTGCG
This is a stretch of genomic DNA from Candidatus Poribacteria bacterium. It encodes these proteins:
- a CDS encoding nitrate oxidoreductase subunit alpha, encoding MAITRRRFLQAAGVVGGTTLIGEIGCRTRRLKSVVSVDNPLDVYPNRGWETIYRDQYAYDRSFAWVCSPNCTHQCRLLAFERNGVVTRIEQNYDIGRYSDLYGNQATVNWNPRGCNKGYTFHRRLYGPYRLRYPIVRKGWKQWADDGFPYLTDANRSKYKFDARGSDTFTRISWDETFDYIAKGLTSISKTYSGPEGAKRLAEQGYEPEMIEDMGGAGTRTLKFRGGMGLLGVIGKYGMYRLSNSMALVDAKIRGVGEEKARGGRNWSNYTWHGDQAPGHPWVHGLQTSDTDFNDLRSSKLIIMSGKNLVENKMADAHFFIECMERGAKIVVISPEYGAPSTKADYWIPIRPNSDTALFLGITKWLIDNKRYDADFVKQFTDFPLLVRTDNLKRLKPQDIVAGYKNQNISSGPSYKHHGLKDELRDKIGDFVVWDGKTNKPVAITRDDVGKTLVSKGVDPVLEGKFTVKTVDGKSVEVMTLFEMYKTHLRDYDLDAVEEITRAPKDLVLRLCEDIATTKPFAIHQGEGINHWFHATLANRAAYLPAMLTGNVGRKGAGVHTWAGNYKAALFQGSAWSGPGFKGWVAEDPFHLTLDGTVHGKEIKAHGFTKDEEPAYWNHGDRPLIVKTPKYGRKVFTGKSHMPTPTKAMVFSNVNLINNAKHAYDMLKNVNPKVEMIVSVDIQMTASVEYADFGLPANSWVEFEGKEITAACQNPFLQIWGGKDNAIPPLFDSKDDVEVLAGIGRALAKVNGDQRLADMWKFVNDGNRDVYIQRLLDTCTTTAGYQLADVMSGKYGEPGAALMLFRTYPRIPFWEQVEDNLPFYTDHGRLAAYSDLDEAIEYGENFIVHREGPEGTPYLPNVIVSSSPYIRPDDYGIPASAMHWDERTVRNLKMPWSRVKTSKNPLWDRGYQFFCLTPKTRHRVHSSWSDTDWHLIWDSNFGDPYRMDKRMPGVGEHQLHMNPQAAKDLGIEDGDYVYVDSNAADRPYRNWDPSDPFYKVARLMLRARYNHAYPYNVVMMKHAPYIATERSVKAHETRKDGRALSEDTGYQSNLRYGSQQSVTRNWHMPMHQTDTLFHKSKAFMGFMLGGEADNHAINTVPKETLVKVVKAEDGGLGGKGIWNPKKTGFAPETEDEHMLKYLAGTLVDVRKS
- a CDS encoding nitrate oxidoreductase subunit beta, which gives rise to MPQVYNWQLGREMSYPYEARHPQWQFAFVFNINRCLGCQTCTVACKSTWTFSKGQEYMWWNNVETKPYGGYPQFWDVKALRLLEDANPGGQTWTEKAGDAKAPYGTYDGITLFEGAERRFGDDGSRRVLGYMPADDEWTAPNIYEDTPKGEKGVRNQFRHGSAMLPSHDTWFFYLQRLCNHCSYPACLAACPRKAIYKRQEDGIVLIDQNRCRGYKKCVEACPYKKSLYRGTTRVSEKCVGCYPRVEGKDPMSEGAPMETRCMAACIGKIRMQGLVAVNEDGSWTEDKSNPLYYMVKVAKVALPLYPQFGTEPNGYYIPPRWVPRPYLRQMFGPGVDQAIEQYTAPSRELLAIMQLFRVSRRIIFKYEIEEGEKVYETTINGKPWAMYNDTVIGFGKDGKEIVRTTVEEPLHVRPDKHANAI
- a CDS encoding c-type cytochrome is translated as MKRGVWMYVIPAVLFVAVAAGAVWLLRNRPQGDQGAKGPLTAAQKLYNRECLVCHGPTGEGNGQAAYLLYPKPRDFTKGWFKVRSTPSGQLPTDADLLAVLKRGMPGSAMPSFAHLSDEELNLLVSVVKGFAPAFAERQPTEGIAPPAPLPQTPENIARGKEVYAQMQCAACHGEMGRADGLSSAMLTDDWGLQIKANDFTRGIYKGGGRDEDIYLRFRTGMTGTPMPSYEGLLPDNDIYAVVQYVKSLAGDVPEAVQPQQASLTAAKVAGAVPEDPLSPAWGSAPSTSLPLMLLYQRRESSAHVDVKAVHNGKEVAILMEWSDAAVNAETIRPQDFSDGGGVQFALRSDVSLESLTMGAATTPVNIWYWRASRQMDLVAYADVEAVYPNVAPDGYLQAKPFDPKEDESKRHDIPAAASYDKTYLTALAAGNPVSNPTRTVPMEDLNAEGFGSLTTQPDASQNVRGAGVWDNGKWKVVFVRPLASPDQTDAKLTAGKQVPVAFAVWDGGQGDRNGQKSVTNWNLLTLAP
- a CDS encoding aldo/keto reductase; translated protein: MKTIPIPELNRHVSRLCMGTMVFSRAEQSFTDDMLDAFVAAGGNLLDTAEVYGSERPVGEWIRSRGNRVDIVVLDKALDATEKVTPEAIPKAIAGNLERLGSDYIDLWMLHRDNPQVPAGEIVDVLNAEVRAGRIRAFGGSNWGTDRLQAANDYAKSHGLMGMAGSSPHLSLATAKDAMWRGCIWVTEEDRDWYRRSQMPLFSWSSQARGFFSGRFRPDDPSDANMVRVYYSDENFEKLRRAEELGRRKGVSAIQIALAWVLDQDFPAIALIGPANRDELSSCLEAEKVELTPEELAWLELR
- a CDS encoding phytanoyl-CoA dioxygenase family protein gives rise to the protein MRPTPDFVADVTDHQIAFFREEGYLRIERITSDEEVGWLKGIYDELFGNRTGEEQGAYFDLAGPRAHDGRETLPQVLGPERTFPELRETAYFRNGRTIAAKLLGMPLDQVNGGGHMILKPARYGSATPWHQDEAYWGPQVLHHGLSVWMSLDPATVDSGCLQFIPRSHLAREVRVHRHIDNDPTVHGLVTDDVDPSEAVACPLDPGGATFHHCRTLHYAAPNATDHARRAYINVFNAPPQKRSQPAHRPWIDEEAAALARLKSLARPRLKAT
- a CDS encoding ThuA domain-containing protein → MNILMVRYSGGFEHTYLPDAEVTFKEIGKTNGWRVRTTHRCDGITADNLANVDVLAFATTGTLPITDVQKRALLDFVRGGKGFVGIHNATDTFYEWAEYGEMVGGYFAGHPWHQEVNVIVEDPNHPATKPLGSSFKVVDEIYTFKNWDRKKTHVLMRLDNASVDLSKGNRPDHDYALGWCHDYGKGRVIYTGLGHPDELWYKPWFREHIVGCLKWAGRLA
- a CDS encoding sialate O-acetylesterase; protein product: MGAALVGFLLLAATPREAQADVKLASVFSDGMVLQRDRTLAVWGTADAGESVSVSLAGNQAQTAADGDGAWSVHLPAAAAGGPHELVAKGKNAITLKDVLVGEVWVCSGQSNMQWPLSESLNAAEEIAAADHPTIRLLQVPATISDEPLANLSMRWQPCSPSTIPNFSAVGYFFGRKLNEDLGVPVGLINSSWGGTCSEAWTSRESLAPEFPALLARQHGLDDPNKPTVLFNGMVSPLLPLTVRGAIWYQGESNADRGYQYRSLFRTLIRDWRHAWGDPDFAFFFVQLANFGEPLAEPGDNHWAELREAQLMALAEPRTGMAVAIDIGEANDIHPRNKQDVGKRLALSALAGIYGRDVVSSGPLYDGCIVEQGKARVRFQHVDGGLKTSDGKALRGFAIASEDRRFVWADAVIDGNAVVVSSPDVAHPAAVRYGWHHNPDVNLVNSAGLPASPFRTDDWHGLSPR